A segment of the Cohnella algarum genome:
CCGCTTCCAAAGCTTGGTCGAGTGCGCCATATCAGTTGTCTCCTTTCGACTCGTAGTGGACCCAGAACTTGGATGTCTTGAACAGAATGAGCGTCAGGACCGCGATGACGATCAGCATGACCCAGGCCATGGCGGAAGCGTAGCCCATCTCGTAAAACTCGAACGCTCTCTTGTACAGGTACAACGAATACAGCAGCGTCGTATCGAGCGGTCCGCCTTCGCCGCGGGAGATGATGTAGGCCGGCGTAAAGGTCATGAAGGCGGAGATCGTTTGCATGATCAGGTTGAACAGGATGATCGGGCTGAGCATCGGCAGCGTGATTTTGAAAAACTGGCGGAATCTGTTCGCCCCGTCCACGCTGGCGGCTTCGTAGTAGTCTTTCGGGATGTTTTTGAGCCCGGCAAGGAAGATAAGCATCGAGGAACCGAACTGCCAGACCGACAGCGCGATGAGCGTCCAGAGCGACGTGCTCGGATTGCCGATCCAGGACGTGCTGCTCTCGATGCCGATCAGGCCGAGCGCCGAATTGATCAGGCCCTGGTCGCCGAACACCTGCGTCCACAAAATCGAGACGGCGACGCTGCCGCCGATCAGGGACGGCAAGTAGTAGGCCGAACGGTACAGTCCGATGCCGGTTACCGCCTTGTTCAAAATCATCGCCACGAGCAGCGCGAACGCCAGCCGCAAAGGAACGCTCGCGACGACGTAGTGGAGCGTGACTTTGACCGAATTCCAGTATTTGTCGTCGTCGGTGAACATCGTTTTGTAGTTGTCCAGGCCGACGAAGTCGGGAGCGGTCAGCAGGTTGTAGTTCGTAAACGAGTAGTAAAGGGAGGAGAACATCGGGAACACGATAAAAATCAGGAAGCCCAGTATAAACGGGGCGGAAAAAAGATACCCGACCACATGGTCGTTGTGGCGCAGCTTCATAACATCAACTCCCTTGGGCAGTAGTCGCGACGTATGTTGGTTCATAGCCGCCGTCCGTGTAAACGCTTATATCCATAGGTTCATTATGAAGGCTGAAACGAACGATCAGAAGGCAAAAAACCGTTCTTTTTGTTTAATTAGCCGACATGAACGGGGCGGGCGAAGGGCGAAAATTTCGGGTACATCCGGCGTTGGCGGGGAGGGCGGGAGGCATGAGGAAGGAAATTTCAAGCACATCCGGCGTCGGCGGACGGGAGGGAGGCGGTCAACACGACGCCAAATGGAAAAAGACCGCCAGGGATCGCCCTGACAGTCTTTCCAAAACCTTATTTCGCCAAAATTTTGTTCGCGTCCTCGCGGAATTTTTTCGCGGCTTCTTCCACCGTCAATTGCTTGTACATGATCTTTTCCGCGGTTTCTTTGAGCAGCTTGTCGACTTCGGTCGCCCCGGCCGGGTTCGGCGGATCCATTTCGCTGCTGTTTTGCTCGGCCCAGGAGACGTATTCGAACACTTTCGTTTGCTCCGGCGACAGGTCCGGCTTGAGCGCTTCCTGGATGGCGGACGAAACCGGCACGCCGCGCTCGCCCATGATGATTTTGTTCGCTTCGACGTTGTTCACCCAGAAGTCGATGAACTTGGCCGCTTCTTCCTTCACCTTCGAGTTCTCGGCGATGGAGAAGTACATGCTCGGCTTCAGGTACAGAGCCTTGTTCTCGTTCCAGCCCGGAACCGGCAAAATTTCGAACGGACGGTTGGCTACCGTGGACGACAGGATATATTGGTTCGACCAGCCCCACGTGCTGACCGCGTTGCCGAGCTCGAGCTCGCCGTCTTCCGGCGTGCCTTTCTTCTGAGCCAGCTTGTCGAGCGACAAAAGGTAGCCTTTTTGATACCAGTCGTTATATCTCGTGTAGAAGTCGATGAAGTACTTGTCGTCGTCGTAGCCGAGGCTCTTGCCGTCGGCCGCGTACATGTGCTGGCCTTGGCTTCTCAAATAGAACGGGAAGAAAACGTCGTGGCGAATGTCCTGCATGAGCAGCTTGCCTTGCGACTTCATCGTTTCCGCGAGCGCGGTCACGTCGTCCCAGGTCCAATCCTGGGAAGGCATGGTGCCGCCGGCCTTTTCCAGCATCGCTTTGTCGATGACGGACAGCAGCGCGTTGGAGCCGAGGTTGAACGCGTACAGCGTATCGTTAACCTTGCCGCCGGAAATGGCGCTTTCGGCGATATTCGACGTGTCGATCGTGCCGTTGTCGATGAACGGCTGCAGGTCGGCGATTTGACCTTGCGTGCCGTATTGGGTCAAGTACGAAATATCCATTGAAATGATGTCCGGCAGGTTTTTGGCGGCCGCTTGCGGGGCCAGCTTTTTCCAATAGTCGTCGAAGCTGGCGTATTCCGGTTCGATCGTCACGTGCGGGTTAAGCTGCTCGTACAGATCGAGAACCTTCAGCGTATAGTCGTGGCGGGATTGTCCGCCCCACCAGGCGACGCGGAGCGTAACCGGCTCCTTGTCTGCGCCGGAATCGGAAGGAGCCGCGGAGCCGGACGGAGAAGCCGAAGGCGATCCGGAGTCCGAAGCGGACGGGCTGGCCGCGCCGTTGCCGTTATTGCTGCCTCCGCAAGCGGCCAAAGCGACGACCAGGAAACTGAGCAGCAGCGTCGTTAAAGCTTTTTTCATTGGATGAGTCCTCCCCTTAAAGCTTTTTGTTCTGCGTTTGTAAATGCTTACATTTCTATTATCCAGACTTCTCGAGGAGAGGGTAAGGCAAAAAACCGATATGTTTGTTCAAAAAGCAGAGCTATCCGGCATCTTCATATACTCGGACGGGGTGCAGCCGATCTGTTTTTTGAACACCTGGCTGAAATATTGCGGATTGTCCCCGAACCCGAGCCGTTCGGCCAGCTCGAATATTTTGATGTCGGGCTGCTCCGCGATGAGCTCGGTCGCTTTTTTCATCCGGGCCTTCATGACGTAGTTGGAAAATTTCTCGCCGGTCTCTTTTTTGAACAGTTTGCCGAGGTAGTCCGCGTTCATGTACAGCATTTCCCCCGCCACGTGGTTGAGCGACAGGTCCGCGTTGCCGAGCTGTTCGCCCACGATGTCGATGACTTTGCGGACGATGGACGTATGCTTGACGACGTTCTGCTCGTAGTTGCGCCCCGCGATTTCGTTCGCCGCCCGCAGGAGAAAATCCTTGATCGCCTGCAGCGTGTTCATTTCCGCGAGCTGGGGAATGCGCTGAAAGCTTTCGTTCATGCGCTCCGGGTCGGACAGGCGAACGAGCGCGACGAACTGCTGAATGGCGTAGGACTTGGCCACGCCGATATCGAGCTGGGCGCGCCGCAGCGAGTCGAAAAAACCGTCGATCGCCTCCGCCGCCTCTTTGACGTTGCCGGACCTGACCGCTCTTGCCAGCCGATCCTCGTCGAAGTCGAGCGCATCCGGAGCCGCCGCCTGCGAGGCAAACGTGTCCTTGCTCGTAATGATGCCGCCTTCGCCGAGGTAGAAGCGGTAATTCAGGCATTGCAGCGTTTCCTGGTACAGGCTGCGGGCCCGGACGATTTCATCCGGACTGCTCAGCGCGATCGTGACGTCCATTTTGTAATATTGCAAAAACGTGCCGCGAATGTCCTGCAGCCGCAGGTGAATCGCTTCCGCGTCTCCCGAATCCTCCATCAGGATGAGAACGTGGTCGCCGATCGTCGTGCTGAGCAGGGAGCCCGGCAATAAATCTTCGGCGATGTTTTTGACGGCGAACAAATGCTCGAACTCGAAAGCGCCCTCCAACTGAAACAAAATCAGGCGCACCGGACGGTCGAACCCGTACTGGAAAAGCCCGCGGTAATAGTCCCAATCTCGGCTGCCGTACGTTTTGTTCGTGACGAATTCCTTGAGCACCTGTTCCTTGACGTGGGGCATCACTTTCTGGAGCCGGTGCTTCATGTTTTGCATGAACGCTTCCCGGTCCGCTTCCCGGTCGAGCTCGGCGACGATTTCCCGGAGCGCCTGCGCGATTTTGTCCTCGTTGGTCGGCTTGACCAGGTAATGCTTGACGCCGTATTGCATCGCCCGGTTCGCATAATCGAATTCGCCGAACCCCGACAAGATGATAAACCGGGTGCGGGGATGGGAGGCATGCGTCCGGGCGACGAGCTCGAGGCCGTCGAGCCCGGGCATCCGAATGTCGCT
Coding sequences within it:
- a CDS encoding carbohydrate ABC transporter permease produces the protein MKLRHNDHVVGYLFSAPFILGFLIFIVFPMFSSLYYSFTNYNLLTAPDFVGLDNYKTMFTDDDKYWNSVKVTLHYVVASVPLRLAFALLVAMILNKAVTGIGLYRSAYYLPSLIGGSVAVSILWTQVFGDQGLINSALGLIGIESSTSWIGNPSTSLWTLIALSVWQFGSSMLIFLAGLKNIPKDYYEAASVDGANRFRQFFKITLPMLSPIILFNLIMQTISAFMTFTPAYIISRGEGGPLDTTLLYSLYLYKRAFEFYEMGYASAMAWVMLIVIAVLTLILFKTSKFWVHYESKGDN
- a CDS encoding ABC transporter substrate-binding protein, which codes for MKKALTTLLLSFLVVALAACGGSNNGNGAASPSASDSGSPSASPSGSAAPSDSGADKEPVTLRVAWWGGQSRHDYTLKVLDLYEQLNPHVTIEPEYASFDDYWKKLAPQAAAKNLPDIISMDISYLTQYGTQGQIADLQPFIDNGTIDTSNIAESAISGGKVNDTLYAFNLGSNALLSVIDKAMLEKAGGTMPSQDWTWDDVTALAETMKSQGKLLMQDIRHDVFFPFYLRSQGQHMYAADGKSLGYDDDKYFIDFYTRYNDWYQKGYLLSLDKLAQKKGTPEDGELELGNAVSTWGWSNQYILSSTVANRPFEILPVPGWNENKALYLKPSMYFSIAENSKVKEEAAKFIDFWVNNVEANKIIMGERGVPVSSAIQEALKPDLSPEQTKVFEYVSWAEQNSSEMDPPNPAGATEVDKLLKETAEKIMYKQLTVEEAAKKFREDANKILAK
- a CDS encoding response regulator transcription factor → MYKVLLADDERIILDGISSMVDWPAYRTELAGTASNGIAAYEKIAELSPDIVISDIRMPGLDGLELVARTHASHPRTRFIILSGFGEFDYANRAMQYGVKHYLVKPTNEDKIAQALREIVAELDREADREAFMQNMKHRLQKVMPHVKEQVLKEFVTNKTYGSRDWDYYRGLFQYGFDRPVRLILFQLEGAFEFEHLFAVKNIAEDLLPGSLLSTTIGDHVLILMEDSGDAEAIHLRLQDIRGTFLQYYKMDVTIALSSPDEIVRARSLYQETLQCLNYRFYLGEGGIITSKDTFASQAAAPDALDFDEDRLARAVRSGNVKEAAEAIDGFFDSLRRAQLDIGVAKSYAIQQFVALVRLSDPERMNESFQRIPQLAEMNTLQAIKDFLLRAANEIAGRNYEQNVVKHTSIVRKVIDIVGEQLGNADLSLNHVAGEMLYMNADYLGKLFKKETGEKFSNYVMKARMKKATELIAEQPDIKIFELAERLGFGDNPQYFSQVFKKQIGCTPSEYMKMPDSSAF